A region of Edaphobacter acidisoli DNA encodes the following proteins:
- a CDS encoding gluconate 2-dehydrogenase subunit 3 family protein, producing MTTKNRETSETPNQQGDAADTSLVPRDPLTGDAILPRTQPGYYAGFTTLSQQSFWDAATRKVIDKRVNHQPPIRFFNPTEASFWTTVFDHLIPQTDRTPDHRIAILPTLDERLYHDRTNGYRYEDMPHDREAYHLAFDAINQEARSEYRADFISLPYLQQDLVLKTLHDGEPKAAPEIWKQMSVHRFWLLLIGDAIDIYYAHPWAWDEIGFGGPAYPRAYIRLERGEPEPWEAEEQRYDWVAPDHAVSGEIEATHEFYLESVQHRSHRRKHERLP from the coding sequence ATGACCACAAAGAACAGAGAGACCAGCGAGACTCCAAATCAGCAGGGCGACGCGGCCGACACCTCGCTCGTGCCGCGCGACCCACTCACCGGCGACGCCATCCTTCCTCGCACGCAGCCCGGCTATTATGCAGGATTCACCACCCTTTCGCAGCAGTCATTCTGGGACGCGGCGACACGCAAAGTCATCGATAAGCGCGTCAACCATCAACCCCCGATCCGTTTCTTCAATCCAACCGAAGCCAGTTTCTGGACCACCGTCTTCGATCACCTGATCCCCCAGACCGATCGCACTCCGGACCACCGTATTGCAATTCTTCCCACTCTCGACGAACGCCTGTATCACGACCGCACCAATGGCTATCGCTATGAGGATATGCCGCACGATCGCGAAGCCTATCATCTTGCCTTCGACGCCATCAATCAGGAGGCGCGAAGCGAGTATCGTGCCGATTTCATCTCGCTTCCTTATCTGCAGCAGGACCTTGTCCTCAAGACGCTTCACGACGGAGAGCCAAAGGCCGCACCAGAAATCTGGAAGCAGATGTCGGTGCATCGTTTCTGGCTCCTGCTGATAGGAGATGCAATCGATATTTACTACGCACACCCCTGGGCATGGGATGAGATTGGATTTGGGGGCCCAGCATACCCACGCGCCTACATCCGGCTCGAGCGCGGCGAGCCCGAACCCTGGGAAGCTGAAGAGCAGCGATACGACTGGGTGGCGCCAGACCATGCTGTCTCAGGGGAAATCGAAGCAACGCATGAGTTTTATCTCGAGTCGGTGCAACACCGGTCACACCGCAGAAAGCATGAGAGGCTCCCGTGA